CGTATCCCTTGGAGCCTACTCGATACACTTTTCCTATTTTTTGGTCACCTTGGTAAACTTGATATTGATCGATGATGGTAAAGTCCTGGTTTTCTGTTTCAGAGCTTACCTCCCGATCAGGCACTTCCTCCAACTCAAAACGATCAGCTATTGGATAAATAATTTTCAAGGAATCCTGAAGTTCTTTTAAACTATTTATCGCAATCGCTTTTTGTGTCACCTGATTGACTGCTGCCAAAGAAGCAGCCGCAATAGCGCATATAATTGCCAATGTTAGAGAAATTTTTAATTGTGGCTTCATGATGACTTCACTCCAAAACGTCTTGGTAATAATTTATCCAGAAGAGGGACAACTGCATTCATGACTAAAATCCCGAAAGTTACCCCTTCGGGATATCCTCCTAATATGCGGATAATACCAGTAATAGCACCAGCCCCAAAACCAAATATCAATCGACTCTTAAAAGATAACGGGGAGGTTGTATAATCGTTGGCCATAAAACAGGCACCGATAATCGCTCCTCCGGCAAAGAGGTGATAGATGGGATTTTGGCCAGTGATGAGGGCAACGCAGGAGAGACCGATAAGAAAAAAGAGTGGAATATCCCATTTTACAATTCCTAATCCCAAAAGTAAAAAATAACCAATAAGAAGAAGTAAAACCGAAGTTTCACCGATACTTCCGGGAACGGTACCAATAAAAAGCCGCCAGAGTAGGCGGGGCTCAAATTGAGAAAGAACCTGAAATCCATATTCCTTGGTTAAAGTTAATGCTGTTGGAGTGGTTATCACATCAACTCCTTGAGGCATAGCGACTAAGCCTTGTTCAATACTGGGAAAAGCAAAGGGAGTTTTCGCATACCACGAAGTCATTAGTTTCGGCCAAGAAATGAGCAGAACCGCCCGACCAACCAAGGCCGGATTAAAAATATTTTGGCCTAACCCCCCAAACATCTGTTTTCCTAAAATTATAGCTATTCCTCCTCCAGCAATAGCAATCCAAAAAGGCGAACCCGGGGGAAGAGATAATCCAAGCAAAAGACCAGTCACCAAGGCACTCCCATCCTTTATGGTCACTGGTTTTTTAAAAATTTTGCAATCAAGCCACTCAAAAAAAAGACAGCTGAAGATACAAATAACCAAGGGTGCAAGAGTTAACTTAGGGCCAAAAAAACCGATTCCCCAAATTGTTGCAGGTATCAAAGCCACAACGACCATGAACATAATTTTCGGAACAGTAACTGGACTTTTCAAATGTGGTGCCGGGGTTTGGAAAAAGCGCAGTTCTTCCATTTTATTTCCCTCCTTTCTTTGCCCGAAGAAGAATCTCAGCCTTTGCAATTTTAATGTAATGGGTTATCGGTATCCCGGCGGGACATACGTAAGAACAACTCCCACACTCAATGCAATCAAGAGCTCTTTGTTTTTTTGCTTCCTCAAAATCACCATACTCAGCATATCGAAATAAATCGGTTGGTAAGAGATACATTGGACAGTGGTCAACGCACCGTCCACAGCGTATACAGGAATACTCTTCTTTT
This is a stretch of genomic DNA from Candidatus Atribacteria bacterium ADurb.Bin276. It encodes these proteins:
- the rnfG_2 gene encoding Electron transport complex protein RnfG; translation: MKPQLKISLTLAIICAIAAASLAAVNQVTQKAIAINSLKELQDSLKIIYPIADRFELEEVPDREVSSETENQDFTIIDQYQVYQGDQKIGKVYRVGSKGYGGQILLLIAISTQTNTMVGMRVLEHQETPGLGSEITSSHFQEQFQNKPLTDSFELNRDIQALSGATISSRAVIQACQGVLSQLGKEAD
- the rnfD gene encoding Electron transport complex protein RnfD, with translation MEELRFFQTPAPHLKSPVTVPKIMFMVVVALIPATIWGIGFFGPKLTLAPLVICIFSCLFFEWLDCKIFKKPVTIKDGSALVTGLLLGLSLPPGSPFWIAIAGGGIAIILGKQMFGGLGQNIFNPALVGRAVLLISWPKLMTSWYAKTPFAFPSIEQGLVAMPQGVDVITTPTALTLTKEYGFQVLSQFEPRLLWRLFIGTVPGSIGETSVLLLLIGYFLLLGLGIVKWDIPLFFLIGLSCVALITGQNPIYHLFAGGAIIGACFMANDYTTSPLSFKSRLIFGFGAGAITGIIRILGGYPEGVTFGILVMNAVVPLLDKLLPRRFGVKSS